One genomic window of Polyangium spumosum includes the following:
- a CDS encoding M4 family metallopeptidase: MLLLCAGCAASEAPAEEEAAANAGKPVFTPGGDAAERALAEAISRAHIAVNAEVLGLESAEDFEVRRVRIDELSLAHTRIQQTFKGVPVFEGEAIVHLDPNGDLHRVTDGLVKHIRRGLSVKPTLSEEQAIRAALARYACASCITAAPEADLLVMRREGEDYLAYRVKLRRIDDTRGTAMPVIFIDAHSGEEIHRYDNLQTAQGTTLYSGTVTIGTSLASGRYYTEDLTRRVGTFTYNNGTSTAYRIADTDDVWNATSQRVAIDAHFGAAMVFDYFKDVHGRNGIDGAGGPVVYGAASGGAGLISSVVQYGSAYNNAFWDGTKMVYGDGDGATFSPLVSLDIAAHEMAHGVTEYEANLTYENESGALNESWSDVFGALVERHVFGESADTWRIGEDCYTPGAAGDALRYLDDPHLAGDGGYTSDDDPDHYSERYTGTEDNGGVHINSGIPNHAFYLLAKGGTHHLSGVTVTGIGADDAGRIWYKALVDYMTSNTNFAGARQATLSAAGAIFGASSAQYVSTQRAWCAVGVGECPGAGGGGGGGGTNLLTNGAFEGSVSPWVASGAGALYVSNGNFPHAGTGYAYLGYANSVSGSMYQQITIPAGASPTLEFHLNVSSSETTATQQYDKLYVELRSTSGALLKTLATYSNLNKAAAGAYTQKSLSLAGYGGQTVRVQFRATTDISAITTFRVDSAEVK; encoded by the coding sequence TTGCTCTTGCTCTGCGCCGGCTGCGCGGCCTCCGAGGCGCCGGCGGAGGAGGAGGCCGCGGCGAACGCGGGCAAACCCGTCTTCACCCCCGGCGGCGACGCCGCGGAGCGCGCGCTGGCCGAGGCGATCAGCCGCGCGCACATCGCCGTGAACGCCGAGGTGCTGGGCCTCGAGAGCGCGGAGGACTTCGAGGTCCGGCGCGTCCGGATCGACGAGCTCTCCCTCGCCCACACCCGGATCCAGCAGACATTCAAGGGCGTTCCCGTCTTCGAGGGCGAGGCGATCGTGCACCTCGATCCCAACGGCGACCTCCACCGCGTGACCGACGGCCTCGTGAAGCACATCCGCCGCGGCCTCTCCGTGAAGCCCACCCTGAGCGAAGAGCAGGCGATCCGCGCGGCGCTCGCTCGATACGCCTGCGCGTCGTGTATCACCGCGGCGCCCGAGGCCGATCTGCTCGTGATGCGCCGCGAAGGCGAGGATTACCTCGCTTATCGCGTGAAACTCCGCCGCATCGACGACACGCGCGGCACCGCGATGCCGGTGATCTTCATCGACGCCCACAGCGGCGAGGAGATCCACCGTTACGATAACCTCCAGACCGCGCAGGGGACCACGCTCTACAGCGGCACCGTGACGATCGGCACGAGCCTGGCGAGCGGCCGGTATTACACGGAGGACCTCACGCGCAGGGTCGGGACGTTCACGTACAACAATGGTACGAGCACGGCCTATCGCATCGCCGACACCGACGACGTCTGGAACGCGACGAGCCAGCGCGTCGCGATCGACGCCCACTTCGGCGCCGCGATGGTGTTCGATTACTTCAAGGACGTCCACGGCCGCAATGGCATCGACGGCGCGGGCGGCCCCGTGGTGTACGGGGCGGCGAGCGGCGGCGCCGGCCTCATCAGCTCGGTCGTCCAGTACGGCTCGGCCTACAACAACGCGTTCTGGGACGGCACCAAGATGGTCTACGGCGACGGCGACGGCGCGACGTTCTCGCCGCTCGTCTCCCTCGACATCGCCGCGCACGAAATGGCGCACGGCGTGACGGAGTACGAGGCGAACCTCACTTACGAGAACGAATCCGGCGCGCTGAACGAGTCGTGGTCCGACGTCTTCGGCGCGCTCGTCGAGCGGCACGTCTTCGGCGAGAGCGCAGATACCTGGAGGATCGGCGAGGATTGTTATACGCCCGGCGCCGCCGGCGACGCGCTCCGTTACCTGGACGACCCGCACCTGGCGGGCGACGGCGGCTACACGTCGGACGACGATCCGGACCATTACAGCGAGCGGTACACGGGCACCGAGGACAACGGCGGCGTCCACATCAACTCGGGCATCCCGAACCACGCGTTTTACCTGCTCGCCAAGGGCGGGACGCACCACCTGAGCGGCGTCACGGTCACGGGCATCGGCGCCGACGACGCGGGCCGCATCTGGTACAAGGCCCTCGTCGATTACATGACCTCGAACACGAACTTCGCCGGCGCCCGCCAGGCCACCCTGAGCGCGGCAGGCGCGATCTTCGGCGCCTCGAGCGCACAATACGTCTCCACGCAGAGGGCCTGGTGCGCCGTCGGCGTCGGAGAATGCCCGGGCGCAGGCGGCGGCGGCGGCGGCGGCGGGACGAACCTGCTCACGAACGGCGCGTTCGAGGGCAGCGTGAGCCCGTGGGTGGCGAGCGGCGCGGGCGCGCTGTACGTGAGCAACGGCAATTTCCCCCACGCGGGCACGGGATACGCGTATCTCGGATATGCGAACAGCGTCTCGGGCTCGATGTACCAGCAGATCACGATCCCCGCCGGCGCCTCGCCGACGCTCGAGTTTCACCTGAACGTGAGCTCGTCCGAGACCACGGCGACGCAGCAATACGACAAGCTCTACGTCGAGCTCCGGAGCACCTCCGGCGCGCTGCTGAAGACGCTCGCCACCTACAGCAACCTGAACAAGGCCGCGGCCGGCGCTTACACGCAAAAGAGCCTCTCGCTCGCGGGTTACGGCGGCCAGACCGTCCGCGTCCAGTTCCGCGCGACGACCGACATCTCCGCGATCACCACCTTCCGGGTCGACTCCGCCGAGGTGAAGTGA
- a CDS encoding YkgJ family cysteine cluster protein, producing the protein MRALRVLSQRDQAIRGRVAAEVTGSLDRADLESAALVAHAAMERETSRVQSARAPACAAGCSYCCHVHAYATAAEILAVAAWLCRSLAPEALCALKERLAAHVARVEPLSDEARWAARIPCALLDARGLCSVHPARPLRCRAFHSCSAEDCRDAFEGRSDLLPSRSPLLARAADAVEAGYDDALVAAGVDASGHRLELGLLRALEG; encoded by the coding sequence GTGCGCGCCCTCCGCGTCCTCTCGCAACGAGATCAGGCCATCCGCGGCCGCGTCGCCGCCGAGGTGACGGGCTCGCTCGACCGCGCGGACCTCGAATCGGCGGCCCTCGTGGCCCACGCGGCCATGGAGCGGGAGACGTCACGCGTGCAGAGCGCCCGCGCCCCGGCCTGCGCGGCCGGCTGCTCGTATTGCTGTCATGTGCACGCGTATGCGACCGCGGCCGAGATCCTGGCCGTCGCCGCGTGGCTCTGCCGCTCGCTCGCCCCGGAGGCCCTGTGCGCCCTGAAGGAGCGGCTCGCGGCGCACGTGGCGCGGGTCGAGCCGCTCTCCGACGAGGCGCGCTGGGCCGCGCGGATCCCTTGCGCGCTGCTCGACGCGCGTGGCCTCTGCTCGGTGCACCCGGCGCGGCCGCTGCGCTGCCGGGCCTTTCATTCGTGCTCCGCCGAGGATTGTCGGGACGCATTCGAGGGCAGGAGCGACCTCTTGCCCTCCCGTTCGCCGCTCCTCGCGCGCGCCGCGGACGCCGTCGAGGCGGGCTACGACGACGCGCTCGTCGCCGCCGGGGTGGACGCTTCGGGCCACCGGCTGGAGCTCGGCCTCCTCCGCGCGCTCGAAGGTTGA
- a CDS encoding IgGFc-binding protein, translated as MRTLLALFLLPCFVIPFACSAGGDRTATTSGGAGGGGGGSSGCGQCFGALFTPCNPDGTPGAVVTCESGVCAPNVGCVDCQPGATTCVGNEVRRCSEEGKDTGEVVEVCDAAAGFGCSNGQCTGACDVAADQPSNVGCEFWAVDLDQQDFGGNDPASAPWGVVLSNPGQATAKVVIELNDAPLGMPATPKLVIGVDVKPGELFTAPLPTRELDCGVKPNDANSPGTCLSSNAYRITSSTPIVVYQFNVFENAFSNDASLLLPTTGLGKIYRVIGWPAGHPIPTEFPGIGKIIDRSYVTVVGTRPNTLVTVKPSWRIKGNPPVAATPAGGEIKVTLNPFDVLNLETDDGTFQEDPATMTDLSSTIVTATLPVAVFSGVETTGAPGSVEVPKPPGWEDGSTCCLDHLEEQMFPVESVGSRYVITRSPVRSTSSYREPDVIRFLGVAEDATVTTNLPPPFDSFTLQAGEVKTTWAQDNFVVGATKPVMVGQIQVSNGYVDGPALGDPSLTVFPPIEQFRTEYVIPTPNSWSQNWVVIAAEVGSEITLDGATTNFCQIEPAGMVEGKTYHSRKCPLAPGVHRLSGDKPFGIIAYGYGSAGSYAFAGGADVKRVYEPPPLK; from the coding sequence ATGCGCACCCTGCTCGCTCTCTTTCTCCTCCCATGTTTCGTGATCCCCTTCGCTTGCTCGGCCGGCGGCGACCGCACGGCCACGACCTCCGGCGGCGCCGGCGGCGGCGGCGGCGGCAGCAGCGGCTGTGGTCAATGCTTTGGCGCCCTCTTCACGCCCTGCAATCCCGACGGCACGCCCGGCGCGGTCGTCACCTGCGAGTCCGGCGTATGCGCGCCGAACGTGGGTTGTGTCGATTGCCAGCCCGGCGCCACGACCTGCGTGGGCAACGAGGTCCGGCGCTGCTCGGAGGAAGGCAAGGACACGGGCGAGGTCGTCGAGGTCTGCGACGCCGCCGCGGGGTTCGGCTGCTCCAATGGGCAATGTACCGGCGCTTGTGACGTCGCCGCCGATCAACCCTCCAATGTGGGCTGCGAGTTCTGGGCCGTGGACCTCGATCAGCAGGACTTCGGGGGCAACGACCCGGCGAGCGCGCCCTGGGGCGTCGTGCTTTCGAACCCCGGTCAGGCCACGGCGAAGGTCGTGATCGAGCTCAACGACGCGCCGCTCGGGATGCCCGCGACGCCGAAGCTCGTGATCGGCGTGGACGTCAAGCCCGGCGAGCTCTTCACGGCGCCCCTGCCGACGCGCGAGCTCGATTGCGGGGTCAAACCCAACGACGCCAACTCCCCCGGTACGTGCCTTTCCTCGAACGCGTACCGCATCACCTCGTCGACGCCGATCGTCGTGTATCAGTTCAACGTCTTCGAGAATGCCTTCTCGAACGACGCCTCGCTCCTCCTGCCGACGACGGGGCTCGGCAAGATTTATCGCGTCATCGGCTGGCCCGCGGGCCACCCCATCCCCACGGAGTTCCCCGGCATCGGGAAGATCATCGATCGCTCGTACGTGACCGTCGTCGGCACCAGGCCGAACACCCTGGTCACGGTCAAGCCGAGCTGGCGCATCAAGGGCAACCCGCCCGTCGCCGCGACGCCCGCCGGCGGCGAGATCAAGGTCACGCTCAATCCGTTCGACGTATTGAACCTCGAGACCGACGACGGCACGTTCCAGGAAGATCCCGCGACGATGACCGATCTCTCGTCCACGATCGTCACGGCCACGTTGCCGGTCGCCGTCTTCTCCGGCGTGGAGACCACGGGCGCGCCGGGCTCGGTCGAGGTCCCGAAGCCGCCGGGGTGGGAGGATGGCAGCACGTGCTGCCTCGATCACCTCGAAGAGCAGATGTTCCCCGTGGAGTCCGTCGGCTCGCGGTACGTGATCACGCGCAGCCCCGTGCGCTCGACGTCGAGCTACCGCGAGCCCGACGTCATTCGATTCCTCGGCGTCGCCGAGGACGCGACCGTCACGACGAACCTGCCCCCGCCCTTCGATTCGTTCACGCTCCAGGCGGGCGAGGTGAAGACCACGTGGGCGCAGGACAATTTCGTGGTCGGCGCGACGAAGCCGGTCATGGTGGGCCAGATCCAGGTCTCGAACGGATACGTCGACGGCCCCGCGCTCGGCGATCCCTCGCTCACCGTCTTCCCGCCGATCGAGCAGTTCCGGACCGAATACGTCATTCCGACGCCGAACTCGTGGTCGCAGAACTGGGTGGTCATCGCGGCCGAGGTTGGCTCGGAGATCACGCTCGACGGCGCCACGACGAACTTCTGCCAGATCGAGCCCGCGGGTATGGTCGAGGGCAAGACGTACCATTCCCGGAAATGCCCGCTCGCGCCGGGCGTGCACCGGCTCTCGGGCGACAAGCCCTTCGGGATCATCGCGTACGGGTATGGAAGCGCCGGATCGTATGCGTTCGCGGGCGGCGCAGACGTGAAGCGCGTGTACGAGCCGCCGCCGCTCAAGTAA